The Saccharothrix variisporea genome has a segment encoding these proteins:
- a CDS encoding class I adenylate-forming enzyme family protein — MADLLIEVLQAAREHGPRPALTDARGRTLTYAELSTKVLSTAQRLRDNGFTPGTRMLFSIRPGPDAIVLALGTVAAGGTVVFVDPGGGPELFARRTELAGPGWAAAESVLYAASAPGPLRALARRRGVLLPDYSALPVRHIRSGPWLPGVPRRAVSTRNLAKPIDAPFPEPNPDQDAVIVFTSGTTAAPKAVVHTRGSLAAALDALATRCALGPDTRVHTDQMMLGLPALVAGAHWSMPPYGFAPAADPAALAAGLDGATHTFLVPADLAVILDSGVPLPGSLRQVLLGSAPVLPPLLERAKTALPDVELLAVYGMTEILPVAIATAEEKIAHGGDLLGRPLPGVRARLAEDGELLVSGPNLCRGYLGQPPLTEHATGDLARLDGDRIVLTGRKKDMILRGKTNVYPGLYEPAIAALPGVAAAVMVGVPDEIGDERIVLALVPAPDAAPDLADRVRAALPGLIDASALPDEITVLPELPVAGRNRKVDRSMLRAKLAP, encoded by the coding sequence GTGGCTGACCTGCTGATCGAGGTGTTGCAGGCGGCACGCGAGCACGGCCCCCGACCCGCGTTGACCGACGCCCGTGGCCGCACCCTGACCTACGCCGAGCTGTCCACCAAGGTGCTGAGCACCGCGCAACGCCTGCGGGACAACGGTTTCACGCCCGGCACGCGGATGTTGTTCTCCATCCGTCCCGGCCCGGACGCCATCGTGCTGGCCCTCGGGACGGTCGCGGCCGGCGGCACGGTCGTGTTCGTGGACCCCGGCGGCGGGCCGGAGCTGTTCGCCCGCCGCACGGAGCTGGCCGGACCGGGCTGGGCGGCGGCGGAGTCCGTGCTGTACGCGGCCAGCGCTCCCGGTCCGCTGCGCGCGCTGGCCCGCCGACGCGGTGTGCTGCTGCCCGACTACTCGGCACTACCCGTGCGGCACATCCGGTCCGGCCCGTGGCTGCCCGGCGTGCCCCGTAGAGCGGTGTCCACGCGCAACCTGGCCAAACCGATCGACGCACCCTTCCCGGAGCCTAACCCGGACCAGGACGCGGTGATCGTGTTCACCTCCGGCACGACGGCCGCGCCCAAGGCCGTCGTCCACACGAGGGGTTCGCTGGCCGCCGCCCTGGACGCCCTCGCCACCCGGTGCGCGCTCGGCCCGGACACCCGCGTGCACACCGACCAGATGATGCTGGGCCTGCCCGCACTGGTGGCGGGCGCGCACTGGTCCATGCCGCCCTACGGTTTCGCCCCCGCCGCAGACCCGGCCGCGCTCGCCGCCGGCCTGGACGGGGCCACGCACACGTTCCTGGTCCCGGCCGACCTGGCCGTGATCCTGGACAGCGGGGTGCCGCTCCCGGGTTCGCTGCGCCAGGTCCTGCTCGGGTCCGCGCCCGTCCTCCCGCCGCTGCTCGAGCGCGCCAAAACCGCGCTGCCGGACGTGGAGTTGCTGGCCGTGTACGGGATGACCGAGATCCTGCCGGTCGCGATCGCCACCGCCGAGGAGAAGATCGCGCACGGCGGCGACCTGCTGGGCCGCCCGCTGCCCGGGGTGCGGGCGCGGCTCGCCGAGGACGGCGAACTGCTGGTGTCCGGCCCGAACCTGTGCCGCGGCTACCTCGGGCAACCGCCGCTGACCGAGCACGCCACCGGCGACCTCGCCCGCCTGGACGGCGACCGGATCGTGCTGACCGGCCGGAAGAAGGACATGATCCTGCGCGGCAAGACCAACGTGTACCCGGGCCTGTACGAACCCGCCATCGCCGCGCTGCCCGGGGTCGCGGCGGCGGTCATGGTCGGGGTGCCCGACGAGATCGGCGACGAGCGGATCGTGCTGGCCCTGGTCCCCGCGCCCGACGCCGCCCCCGACCTGGCCGACCGCGTCCGGGCCGCGCTGCCGGGGCTGATCGACGCCTCGGCGCTGCCCGACGAGATCACCGTGCTGCCGGAACTGCCGGTCGCGGGGCGCAACCGCAAGGTCGACCGGTCCATGCTCCGCGCGAAGCTGGCCCCGTGA
- a CDS encoding cytochrome P450, producing MNWELRLQLAAHPLAYPLVRGLGRIAPVVRVPRVGVLVSDAGIAKRVLNDPAHFTKTGPGSPADLWTPVVGPTVLLNMEGSAHAELRRKLSGLFTPRSVADLCARVTDEPVKRLRDDLAAGPVDLVPVVRRLVGAVICELVGLAPGEAVAAHAAGTAITSMIRLGRPSLTPAQVRHGRQALGTLTRPAARAYAEGDPATVPGRMRELGLTEEEALGAVAAFVLTGTETLVSYLPRLIALLHDTGWLNRVARDRVRTDDVIAEALRVTVPSPVMLRSVAADTEVGGVRVRAGDRVVIATVSAARALGDFDPDRPHPPDVRQLWFGAGPHFCLGMPLAHAEIRAVLTAVLDATPLSVVDRKAARKVLLPCYERLVVRRG from the coding sequence GTGAACTGGGAACTGCGCCTCCAGCTCGCCGCCCACCCGCTGGCCTACCCCCTGGTGCGCGGGCTCGGCCGGATCGCGCCGGTCGTGCGGGTGCCGCGGGTCGGTGTGCTGGTCAGCGACGCCGGGATCGCCAAGCGCGTCCTCAACGACCCCGCCCACTTCACCAAGACCGGTCCGGGTTCGCCCGCCGACCTGTGGACGCCCGTGGTCGGCCCGACCGTGCTGCTGAACATGGAGGGTTCCGCGCACGCCGAGCTGCGGCGCAAGCTGTCCGGCCTGTTCACGCCCCGCAGCGTCGCCGACCTGTGCGCGCGCGTGACGGACGAGCCCGTCAAGCGCCTCCGCGACGACCTCGCCGCCGGACCGGTCGACCTGGTCCCCGTGGTGCGCCGGCTGGTCGGGGCGGTGATCTGCGAGCTGGTCGGGCTCGCACCGGGCGAAGCGGTCGCGGCGCACGCGGCGGGCACGGCCATCACGTCGATGATCCGCCTGGGCCGCCCGTCGCTGACCCCGGCGCAGGTGCGGCACGGCCGGCAGGCGCTCGGCACGCTCACCCGGCCCGCCGCCCGCGCGTACGCCGAGGGCGACCCGGCCACCGTGCCCGGTCGGATGCGCGAACTCGGGCTCACCGAGGAGGAGGCGCTGGGCGCGGTGGCCGCGTTCGTCCTCACCGGCACCGAAACCCTGGTCTCCTACCTCCCGCGCCTGATCGCCCTGCTGCACGACACCGGCTGGCTGAACCGCGTGGCCCGCGACCGCGTGCGAACCGACGACGTGATCGCGGAAGCGTTGCGGGTCACCGTGCCCTCGCCGGTCATGCTCCGCAGCGTCGCCGCCGACACCGAGGTGGGCGGGGTGCGGGTGCGGGCCGGTGACCGGGTGGTCATCGCGACCGTCTCGGCGGCCCGCGCGCTGGGGGACTTCGACCCCGACCGACCGCACCCGCCGGACGTCCGGCAGCTCTGGTTCGGCGCGGGACCACACTTCTGCCTGGGGATGCCGTTGGCCCACGCCGAGATCCGAGCCGTGCTCACCGCCGTCCTCGACGCCACCCCACTGTCCGTTGTGGACCGCAAGGCGGCCCGCAAGGTGCTGCTCCCCTGTTACGAGAGGCTGGTGGTGCGGCGTGGCTGA
- a CDS encoding glycosyltransferase, which yields MSLWVVVPAYNEEHGIRKTLEALAAQQDPDFTLVVVDNGSTDSTVDVVRRFAEEHALRLEVVHEPQKGTGAAADTGMRHAIAQGATWLARTDADCLPAPDWTARVKAAFADGLRLVSGQLLPREDEGLPAATRWALVAAVEVASLFGKLRPGNRDPRYRGPYVMTAGCNMAITAELYAQAGGFPRSRIEDLHEDRALVNAVRLHTRAYGLRRDVVVRGSSRRVRAWGLRKTLAWYADHRYRPDVVDIR from the coding sequence GTGAGCCTGTGGGTGGTCGTGCCCGCGTACAACGAGGAACACGGGATCAGGAAGACGCTGGAAGCCCTGGCGGCACAACAAGACCCGGATTTCACGCTCGTGGTGGTGGACAACGGTTCCACCGACTCCACTGTGGACGTCGTCCGGCGGTTCGCCGAGGAGCACGCCCTCCGACTGGAGGTCGTCCACGAACCGCAGAAGGGCACGGGTGCCGCCGCCGACACGGGGATGCGGCACGCCATCGCGCAGGGCGCGACCTGGCTGGCCCGCACCGACGCCGACTGCCTGCCCGCCCCCGACTGGACCGCCCGCGTGAAGGCCGCGTTCGCCGACGGGCTGCGGCTGGTGTCCGGGCAACTGCTGCCCCGCGAGGACGAAGGCCTGCCCGCGGCCACGAGGTGGGCGCTCGTCGCCGCCGTCGAGGTCGCCTCCCTGTTCGGCAAGCTCCGCCCCGGCAACCGCGACCCGCGCTACCGCGGCCCGTACGTGATGACCGCCGGCTGCAACATGGCGATCACCGCCGAGCTGTACGCGCAGGCGGGCGGGTTCCCGCGGTCCCGGATCGAGGACCTGCACGAGGACCGGGCGCTGGTCAACGCCGTCCGCCTGCACACCCGCGCCTACGGGCTGCGGCGGGACGTCGTGGTCCGGGGCTCGTCGCGCCGCGTTCGGGCGTGGGGGCTGCGCAAGACCCTGGCCTGGTACGCCGACCACCGCTACCGCCCGGACGTCGTGGACATCCGGTGA
- a CDS encoding 3-oxoacyl-ACP synthase III family protein: MGTRLAGVAVHLPEQQVSTDEVERRVGPFAPPPGLIRRLTGIESRHVMRDDEQASDLAVAAARKLLADAGVEPGEVDLLLFASASQDMVEPATAHIVAAKLDLRCPVMDVKNACNSVLNAIEVADALISTGRYRTVLIASGEAPSRAVRWQVGGLREFLRAFPGYTMSDAGAAVLLTEGEAGVVGCGFTADSTQWDVGTLPGGGSQHPRDPEHTYFDLDGARLKNAFLGLGSGVLDDTLDRLGLTWDDFAVVAVHQVSLPYLEVFAERAGVPKDKLVVTLPAHGNPASASLPLQLVTAGRLGRCGPGDLVALVGLAGGVSLGLVVVRL, translated from the coding sequence ATGGGGACACGGCTGGCAGGCGTGGCGGTGCACCTGCCCGAACAGCAGGTGAGCACGGACGAGGTGGAGCGGCGGGTGGGTCCGTTCGCGCCACCGCCCGGGTTGATCCGGCGGTTGACCGGGATCGAGTCCCGGCACGTCATGCGCGACGACGAGCAGGCGTCGGACCTCGCGGTGGCGGCGGCGCGGAAGTTGTTGGCGGACGCCGGCGTCGAGCCCGGCGAGGTGGACCTCCTGCTGTTCGCCTCCGCCAGCCAGGACATGGTCGAGCCCGCCACCGCGCACATCGTGGCGGCGAAGCTGGACCTGCGCTGCCCGGTGATGGACGTCAAGAACGCCTGCAACAGCGTGCTCAACGCGATCGAGGTCGCCGACGCCCTGATCTCGACCGGCCGCTACCGCACGGTGCTGATCGCCAGTGGCGAGGCTCCGTCGCGGGCAGTGCGGTGGCAGGTCGGCGGGTTGCGGGAGTTCCTGCGCGCGTTCCCGGGCTACACGATGTCCGACGCGGGCGCGGCCGTGCTGCTCACCGAGGGCGAGGCCGGGGTCGTGGGCTGCGGGTTCACCGCCGACTCGACCCAGTGGGACGTGGGCACGCTGCCCGGCGGCGGCTCGCAGCACCCGCGCGACCCCGAGCACACCTACTTCGACCTCGACGGGGCGCGGCTGAAGAACGCGTTCCTCGGCCTGGGCAGCGGCGTCCTGGACGACACGCTCGACCGGCTCGGCCTGACCTGGGACGACTTCGCCGTCGTCGCGGTGCACCAGGTGTCGCTGCCCTACCTGGAGGTCTTCGCCGAGCGGGCCGGGGTGCCGAAGGACAAGCTGGTGGTCACGCTGCCCGCGCACGGCAACCCGGCGTCGGCGAGCCTGCCGCTGCAACTGGTCACCGCCGGGCGCCTGGGCCGCTGCGGGCCCGGTGACCTGGTGGCGCTGGTCGGCCTGGCGGGCGGGGTCAGCCTCGGCCTGGTGGTGGTCCGGCTGTGA
- a CDS encoding EAL domain-containing protein, whose amino-acid sequence MRLTEAHIAAARLRLAVDARLGTPTPDAVRRIAAMTPDGPDADVVRLPSRGEVAYQPRVAVGSGRVVGVELLPAGPTAPEELIAVAARQVRRWLDRGVRLPVRVSVPLSLDEGFAGRVAAVLRQHDVPPGLLLLGFDESQLVDGGEAVESALARLSAVGVALAVDGFGTCYSPISALRPFRFGEVRIDTSFAAAEDASSLAVLRAMVDLGRGLEVAVATAEVDSVELLDRLTELGIGIVQGDAVAPAMSDTELDEWLTDRADVATS is encoded by the coding sequence GTGAGGCTGACCGAGGCCCACATCGCGGCGGCCCGCCTGCGGCTGGCGGTCGACGCACGCCTGGGCACCCCCACCCCGGACGCCGTACGCCGCATCGCCGCGATGACCCCCGACGGCCCGGACGCCGACGTCGTGCGCCTCCCTTCGCGCGGTGAAGTCGCGTACCAGCCCAGGGTGGCGGTGGGCAGCGGCCGGGTGGTGGGGGTGGAGCTGCTGCCCGCGGGGCCGACCGCGCCGGAGGAGCTGATCGCGGTCGCGGCCCGGCAGGTGCGGCGGTGGCTGGACCGGGGGGTGCGGCTGCCGGTGCGGGTGTCGGTGCCCCTCAGCCTGGACGAGGGGTTCGCCGGCCGGGTCGCCGCGGTGCTGCGTCAGCACGACGTGCCGCCGGGTCTGCTGCTGCTCGGGTTCGACGAATCGCAGCTGGTGGACGGCGGGGAAGCGGTCGAGTCGGCGCTGGCCCGGCTGTCGGCGGTGGGCGTCGCGCTCGCGGTGGACGGCTTCGGCACGTGCTATTCCCCGATCTCGGCGCTGCGTCCCTTCCGGTTCGGCGAGGTCCGGATCGACACCTCGTTCGCCGCTGCCGAGGACGCGTCGAGCCTCGCCGTGCTCCGGGCGATGGTGGACCTCGGTCGTGGGCTGGAGGTGGCGGTCGCGACGGCGGAGGTCGACAGCGTCGAACTGCTCGACCGGCTGACCGAGCTGGGGATCGGGATCGTCCAGGGGGATGCCGTCGCGCCCGCCATGTCGGACACCGAACTCGACGAGTGGCTGACCGACCGCGCGGACGTGGCCACCAGTTAG
- a CDS encoding class I SAM-dependent methyltransferase: MADRERIAESYSDTNVLFHLLRHVGWGDLVNVGYYTVPTLHHGVGGLGWFQRELVRRSLDLLDAEPGDRVLDACCGRGLSTAVLGRRGCTAVGVDVQPEQIAEARRRFGSRPGAEFTVADVTALPAELGVFDRVHCLEAAFHFGPDGRAAFLAEAFRVLRPGGRLVLVDFTWRSPDPSTIAAVDRHGLVRSAWCFDEVEPRDRYPVRAEEVGFTVTAVHDWTRPVLELPMSLAGVVRAAVRSRVGRRALRLRWPGLRELTPADWRGVEESLEAHLAWARACHYTAFVLDKP, from the coding sequence ATGGCCGACCGGGAGCGGATCGCGGAGTCCTACAGCGACACGAACGTCCTGTTCCACCTGCTGCGCCACGTCGGCTGGGGCGACCTGGTCAACGTCGGCTACTACACCGTCCCGACGCTGCACCACGGCGTGGGCGGACTCGGGTGGTTCCAGCGGGAGCTGGTGCGCCGGTCGCTGGACCTGCTCGACGCCGAGCCCGGTGATCGCGTGCTCGACGCGTGCTGCGGGCGCGGCCTGTCCACCGCCGTGCTCGGCCGGCGCGGGTGCACGGCGGTCGGCGTGGACGTGCAGCCCGAGCAGATCGCGGAGGCACGGCGGCGGTTCGGCTCGCGGCCGGGCGCGGAGTTCACGGTCGCGGACGTGACGGCGCTGCCGGCGGAGCTGGGCGTGTTCGACCGGGTGCACTGCCTGGAGGCGGCCTTCCACTTCGGCCCGGACGGTCGGGCGGCGTTCCTGGCGGAGGCGTTCCGGGTGCTGCGGCCGGGCGGGCGGCTGGTGCTGGTCGACTTCACCTGGCGCTCCCCGGACCCGTCCACCATCGCCGCGGTCGACCGGCACGGGCTCGTGCGCTCGGCCTGGTGCTTCGACGAGGTCGAACCCCGGGACCGCTACCCCGTGCGCGCTGAGGAGGTCGGCTTCACCGTGACCGCCGTGCACGACTGGACCCGTCCGGTGCTGGAACTGCCGATGAGCCTGGCGGGCGTGGTCCGGGCGGCCGTGCGGTCTCGGGTCGGGCGGCGGGCACTGCGCCTGCGGTGGCCTGGCCTGCGCGAACTGACCCCGGCGGACTGGCGGGGCGTCGAGGAGAGCCTGGAAGCCCACCTGGCCTGGGCCCGCGCCTGCCACTACACCGCGTTCGTGCTGGACAAGCCCTAA
- a CDS encoding S8 family peptidase, giving the protein MRRLPGPALFAAVLLATAVTAAPAGAETATGYIVLLDENAPVTSVAAELGVPPEHVYESSVRGYSAKMTPSDAARIAGDPRVKLVQPDGEVTTTAQTLPTGIDRIDADLSPTAKIDGKDERVDVDVAVIDTGIDLDHPDLNVHTAGAKNCSTGQNADDGNGHGTHVAGTIGALDNDAGVVGVAPGARVWPVRVLGNSGSGSWSDVICGIDYVTAHAKEIEVANMSLGGTGTDSKCGTNTDAMHEAICRSVAAGVTYVVAAGNSAVEATNFVPATYEEVITVSALADFNGKPDGGAASTCRKDEDDTFADFSNYGADVDIIAPGVCILSTWPKGQMYNTISGTSMASPHVAGAAALHKAKNPTAKPADVQAALVKAGTDKWTTSTDPDKKPEPLLNVAKF; this is encoded by the coding sequence ATGCGACGCCTTCCGGGCCCAGCCCTCTTCGCCGCCGTCCTCCTGGCCACCGCGGTCACCGCCGCACCCGCCGGCGCGGAAACCGCCACCGGCTACATCGTCCTGCTCGACGAGAACGCGCCGGTGACCTCCGTGGCCGCCGAGCTGGGCGTCCCGCCCGAGCACGTGTACGAGTCCAGCGTGCGCGGCTACTCCGCGAAGATGACGCCGTCGGACGCCGCCCGGATCGCGGGCGACCCGCGGGTGAAGCTGGTGCAGCCCGACGGCGAGGTCACCACGACGGCCCAGACCCTGCCCACCGGCATCGACCGGATCGACGCCGACCTCAGCCCCACCGCCAAGATCGACGGCAAGGACGAGCGGGTCGACGTGGACGTCGCCGTCATCGACACCGGCATCGACCTCGACCACCCCGACCTCAACGTGCACACCGCCGGCGCGAAGAACTGCTCCACCGGCCAGAACGCGGACGACGGCAACGGCCACGGCACCCACGTCGCCGGCACGATCGGCGCGCTGGACAACGACGCCGGCGTCGTCGGTGTCGCGCCCGGCGCGCGCGTGTGGCCGGTCCGGGTGCTGGGCAACAGCGGCAGCGGCAGCTGGTCCGACGTCATCTGCGGCATCGACTACGTGACCGCGCACGCCAAGGAGATCGAGGTCGCCAACATGAGCCTGGGCGGCACCGGCACCGACAGCAAGTGCGGCACCAACACCGACGCCATGCACGAGGCCATCTGCCGGTCGGTCGCGGCGGGCGTCACCTATGTCGTGGCCGCGGGCAACAGCGCCGTCGAGGCCACCAACTTCGTGCCCGCGACCTACGAAGAGGTCATCACGGTCAGCGCGCTGGCCGACTTCAACGGCAAGCCCGACGGCGGCGCGGCCTCGACGTGCCGCAAGGACGAGGACGACACGTTCGCCGACTTCTCCAACTACGGCGCGGACGTCGACATCATCGCGCCGGGCGTGTGCATCCTGTCCACGTGGCCCAAGGGCCAGATGTACAACACGATCTCGGGCACGTCGATGGCCAGCCCGCACGTGGCCGGCGCGGCGGCGCTGCACAAGGCCAAGAACCCCACGGCCAAGCCCGCGGACGTGCAGGCCGCGCTGGTGAAGGCGGGCACCGACAAGTGGACCACGTCCACCGACCCGGACAAGAAGCCCGAGCCGCTGCTGAACGTGGCCAAGTTCTGA
- a CDS encoding S1 family peptidase: MRTVRHALVIAAAAVTTAALIPSTATAAPADPTALAASLGVERTAGVHLDAGRPVVNVTDNAAAAAVRAVGGQARLVTRSTRQLEDLRTALDAGTPGTAWALDPAANQVVVTADASVPADRLAGLRSAADRSGGAVRVDRATGTFAPLISGGDAIYGGGYRCSLGFNVRSGSTYYFLTAGHCTNAASEWFADSAHNTKLGDRTGSSFPGNDYGIVRYTNTSVTISGTVGGTDITSAGDPVVGQSVTRRGSTTGTHSGTVTALNVTVHYSGGGTVKGMIQTTVCAEPGDSGGPLYDRGTALGLTSGGSGDCRRGGTTFFQPVTEALAKYGVSVF, translated from the coding sequence ATGAGAACGGTTCGTCATGCCCTCGTCATCGCCGCCGCGGCCGTCACCACCGCCGCGCTGATCCCCTCCACCGCCACCGCCGCACCGGCGGACCCGACCGCGCTCGCCGCGTCCCTGGGCGTCGAGCGCACCGCCGGCGTGCACCTCGACGCCGGTCGCCCGGTCGTCAACGTCACCGACAACGCCGCCGCGGCGGCCGTGCGCGCGGTGGGCGGCCAGGCCCGCCTGGTCACCCGCAGCACCCGGCAGCTGGAGGACCTGCGCACCGCGCTCGACGCCGGCACCCCCGGCACGGCGTGGGCGCTGGACCCGGCCGCCAACCAGGTCGTGGTCACCGCCGACGCGTCGGTGCCCGCCGACCGGCTCGCCGGGCTGCGCTCGGCGGCCGACCGCAGCGGCGGAGCGGTCCGCGTGGACCGCGCCACCGGCACGTTCGCCCCGCTCATCTCCGGCGGCGACGCCATCTACGGCGGCGGCTACCGCTGCTCGCTGGGCTTCAACGTGCGCAGCGGCAGCACGTACTACTTCCTGACCGCGGGCCACTGCACCAACGCCGCGAGCGAGTGGTTCGCCGACTCCGCGCACAACACCAAGCTGGGCGACCGCACCGGGTCGAGCTTCCCCGGCAACGACTACGGCATCGTCCGCTACACCAACACCTCCGTCACCATCTCCGGCACGGTCGGCGGCACGGACATCACCTCGGCGGGCGACCCCGTCGTGGGCCAGTCCGTCACCCGGCGGGGCAGCACCACCGGCACCCACAGCGGCACGGTCACCGCGCTCAACGTGACCGTCCACTACTCCGGCGGCGGCACGGTCAAGGGCATGATCCAGACGACCGTGTGCGCCGAGCCGGGCGACAGCGGCGGCCCGCTGTACGACCGGGGCACCGCGCTGGGCCTGACCTCGGGCGGCAGCGGCGACTGCCGGCGCGGCGGCACGACGTTCTTCCAGCCCGTCACCGAGGCGCTGGCCAAGTACGGCGTGTCCGTGTTCTGA
- a CDS encoding MEDS domain-containing protein encodes MRRSGSVRDARDLGRHDHLCWSYDETPDFLARVREYLAEGLQLGQRVRFAALGASPDALAGLPGIDAALASGAAEVTPLSDTYSGDPEDQVRAYADATEKALADGYTGLRVAAEATPLVSTPPRLTAFLRYEHLVDRYMARRPFSAMCGYNATVLDEHTVTQLAGVHPCTNLPVPFRLHAAPGGEVVELGGEVDASGHDLLASLLERIDVDGDLVVHAPDLAFIDHRGLLLLADAAGRHAGSLVLRTRAAGAARLVELLDIPDVRVEEIP; translated from the coding sequence ATGCGCAGATCGGGAAGCGTGCGGGACGCGCGCGACTTGGGTCGTCACGACCATCTCTGCTGGTCCTACGACGAGACGCCCGACTTCCTGGCGCGGGTGCGCGAGTACCTCGCCGAAGGGCTCCAGTTGGGTCAGCGCGTCCGGTTCGCGGCCCTCGGCGCGTCCCCGGACGCCCTCGCCGGGTTGCCCGGCATCGACGCCGCCCTGGCCTCCGGCGCCGCCGAGGTAACACCTCTGAGTGACACCTACTCGGGTGATCCTGAGGACCAGGTGCGGGCGTACGCCGACGCCACCGAGAAGGCCCTGGCCGACGGGTACACCGGGCTGCGGGTCGCCGCCGAAGCCACACCGCTGGTGAGCACGCCCCCGCGGCTGACCGCCTTCCTGCGCTACGAGCACCTGGTCGACCGGTACATGGCGCGGCGGCCGTTCTCGGCGATGTGCGGCTACAACGCCACCGTCCTGGACGAGCACACCGTGACCCAGCTGGCCGGGGTGCACCCGTGCACCAACCTCCCGGTGCCGTTCCGGCTGCACGCCGCACCCGGCGGCGAGGTGGTCGAACTCGGCGGCGAGGTCGACGCGTCCGGCCACGACCTGCTGGCGTCCCTGCTGGAGCGCATCGACGTCGACGGCGACCTGGTCGTGCACGCGCCGGACCTGGCGTTCATCGACCACCGCGGCCTGCTGCTGCTGGCCGACGCCGCCGGGCGCCACGCCGGGTCGCTGGTGCTGCGCACGCGTGCCGCCGGGGCCGCGCGACTGGTCGAGCTCCTCGACATCCCCGACGTCCGGGTGGAGGAGATCCCGTGA
- a CDS encoding anti-sigma factor RsbA family regulatory protein has translation MNAFVHPALFYRTDRDYLAALVRFAAEGLDAGHPVAMAVPGRRLDLVRAGLGALARHVTLLDMAVEGRNPGRIIARVLRRFADRHPDRHVRIVGEPIWAGRSAEEYPACAQHEALINLAFDGRDVTILCPYDVSSLSPQAVSDALVTHPVVWEGTESYASDAYDVPGLLSRYNEPLPAPEGHAVFEVAGTADLAAARRFAVAHAGGLDRVADLELIVTELATNSLRHTGGPCRVGVWRADGHLVCEVRDGGTLTDPLAGRRPPGRGQLSGRGLLMVNDLADLVRVHTTAAGTTIRALLRLP, from the coding sequence GTGAACGCCTTCGTCCACCCCGCCCTGTTCTACCGGACCGACCGGGACTACCTCGCGGCGCTCGTGCGCTTCGCGGCCGAGGGCCTGGACGCCGGGCACCCGGTGGCGATGGCCGTGCCGGGCCGCCGCCTGGACCTCGTCCGCGCCGGCCTGGGCGCCCTGGCCCGGCACGTGACCCTGCTGGACATGGCCGTCGAGGGCCGCAACCCGGGCCGCATCATCGCCCGCGTCCTGCGCCGCTTCGCCGACCGCCACCCGGACCGGCACGTGCGGATCGTCGGCGAGCCGATCTGGGCCGGGCGCAGCGCCGAGGAGTACCCGGCGTGCGCGCAGCACGAGGCGCTGATCAACCTCGCGTTCGACGGGCGGGACGTGACGATCCTGTGCCCGTACGACGTGTCGAGCCTGTCCCCGCAGGCGGTCTCGGACGCCCTGGTGACCCACCCGGTGGTGTGGGAGGGGACGGAGTCGTACGCGAGCGACGCCTACGACGTGCCGGGCCTGCTGTCCCGCTACAACGAGCCGCTGCCCGCTCCGGAGGGGCACGCCGTGTTCGAGGTGGCGGGCACCGCGGACCTGGCGGCGGCCCGTCGCTTCGCGGTGGCGCACGCCGGTGGTCTGGACCGGGTCGCGGACCTGGAGCTGATCGTGACCGAGTTGGCCACCAACAGCTTGCGGCACACCGGCGGACCGTGCCGGGTCGGGGTGTGGCGGGCCGACGGGCACCTGGTGTGCGAGGTGCGCGACGGCGGCACGCTGACCGATCCGCTGGCCGGGCGGCGACCTCCGGGGCGGGGGCAGTTGTCGGGGCGGGGGCTGCTGATGGTGAACGACTTGGCCGACTTGGTGCGGGTGCACACGACGGCCGCGGGGACGACCATCCGCGCCCTGCTGCGCCTGCCCTGA